The nucleotide window TGTGTATTAAAATTTGTTAGGATAATTACTGAACCGGACATTCACCTCTTTAAATTTCGAAAGGATATTTTGTCCGTATGGTGTAAAATATTGATGATTTGAAAAGAAATCATTGTTCTTCCTCACCCATTCTTCATCGGTAAAAATGAGCCAAAGGTATTTTTCGAACTCCAGTCTTAAAGCTTTTTCATATTGATAATAGATGGTTTTTGTTAAATGGACCATATCTGCATCACACATCACCTGATCAGTTAAGAATGTCGGATGCTGGGGGTATTTTGTGGAATCAATGCATTGCAAAACTTGATTGACAAAACTATTTTCACAACCGAAGTTTTCTAAAAATGTTTTAGCAATTCTCATGCTCTCCTCCTCATGACCTTTGTAACAGGAAGCATACCCGCAATCGTGAAACCAAGCTGCAACTTGTACAATGCACATCTCATAGTCAGAAAGATGGGTTTGTAAACCAATCTCCCGCACCGCATCAACAACATCACATGTATGTTTTATATTGTGAAATGTAAGCTGGTCCGAAAGATTTTCCGACAAAAATAATTTCACATAATTGCTTACAGCTTCAACTAAATTATTCATATCCATTCTTAAGTTCTCAATTAAAATTTGTAACTATAGCCTAGTCTCAACACTTGTGTTTCGTAATAATCATCGCTTGAGTAAGCAAATCCATTTCCCTGGATATTTTTCTTAATGGCCATTGTATTCAGCAGATCGCCGGCATTAAGGAATATTTCTCCTTTTCCGTTTTGGATTGATATTTTTATGCCCAGGTCAATTGATAATCTCGACCCGATCTTTCCCTGCGGAATAATATCCGGAGCCAGATAAACGGCGGTTAACTGGACATCAAAACCTTTGGAGATCTTAAAAACATTGTTCAATTTTACATTTCCGGAAATGGCTGTTTCGCGATTGGCAGAAAATATATTGGGTTGCGGATAAAGGTTCTCTACCGAAAATGCATCGATCTGATTCCTGTAAATATTTCCATTGATATTAAAAGAATAGGCCTTTGAAACCTTCTGATTCAGGATCATTTCAAGCCCTGAATTATAACTTTTTCCCGCATTTTGAAATACAGCATAGATCAATGTGCTTCCAGGAACAATACTGGAGATCCTTGTAATCGTTCCGTTTGCAAAACGGTGATATAATGCTGAATATAAATAACCACTATCCCAATTATATTTATGCCCCATCTCGACGGAATTGGTAAATTTCGGTCTTAGCTGTGGATTTCCTACCTTTATAATTTCAGCGTCATCGTATTTTGGAAATACTCGAATATCAACTTCATTCGGCCGGTCTACTCTCCTATTGTAAAATATTGATATCTTGTTATGGTCGTTTAATTTATAAGCCAATCTCAGGTTTGGAAAAGGCTGCGTATAATGATAGCTGTCACTTTTATAAGTCGGATGATCGGAGTTGACATCATACTGAATTTTTACATATTCCAGTCTTACTCCCAATTCGGCTTCCCATTTTTCATTTTCAAAAATGTAATTCCCGTAAACCGCAGGAATTAGTTCTTTATAAGTCGCCCAACCTCCCGCGTTGACATCTAATACCGAATTTACACCCGGAATAAAATTCATATCCGTAGGAATGCTTCTGTTTCTCAGCTTGATCCCTGTTTCAAATCGTCCGTATTTCAGAGATTTTACATAATCAATATTAAGATCATAAACCTGCTCATCCGACAATAATTTAAAAGCATCCGTCCCGGTCGAAAACGGCAAATAATTATCATAGAAATATTTTTCGTCTTCTCTGTGGAAAGTATAATTGAATCCAACATTCAGTAAATGCCCGGCATCTTTGAATTTATGCTGATAAGAAGCCGTTCCCATAATTGTGGTTTTCAGCTCATCCTCCAAAAACTGCCAAAGACGAAGACGCTGAGAAAAATCTGCGTTAAAAAATGGCTGATCCCCGCGATCAATGATCTTTTCACTTCCATACAATCCTGAAATGGTCAATGTATTTTGAGCATCGATATTCCAGTCGATTCCTGCTTTTGAGGTGAGATAATTTGTATTTCTATTTCTTTTTAATTGTGAATTAATGATCGCCCCGTTGTCGTATGTTCGGGTTACAAATTCATTTTTATTCAATGTCTCCGTATATAAATTATCTGCCTGAAGGAAAATATTGACCTTATCCTTTCTGTAGTTAAGAAAAACCGAAGGATTGATTTTTGGCGTGATCGTACATTGAGGTCTGATCGTAGGAAGATTTTCTTTTCTCACCCAATATGAGCCTGTTCCATACGTGAAATCAACTTTGCCGTTCCAGCCGTTTTTATTATTTTTCTTCATAATAATATTGATGATTCCGGCATTTCCGTTGGCATCATATTTTGAAGACGGATTGTTGATGATTTCAATTTTATGAATCGCAGAAGCAGGGATATTATCCAGTCCACTTTGACTTCCGAAACCTGTAAGAGCGGTCTGTTTACCGTCAATAAGAACTGTTACTTTATTAGATTAACAAAAAATAAATATGTACCTATTCCCTTAGAAATAAATATTATTAAGTTTGGCAAAAAGGTATTAAAAAGATCAAAATGTTAATTTTCGATCTTTTCAATACCTTTTTATATAAATTAAACTGCTGTACTTATATTACAGTTTTTAATCAGTTCCTAACCTGTCCCCCATCTGCCGCAATGGTCTGACCAGTCACAAACGATGAGTCTTTGGAAACCAGAAATGACACAACACCAACCAGATCTTCCGGCTCGATTACTTTTGGGATGGCCTGCATTTTCGGCAGATAATCAAATATTTCTGAGTTTTCACTCTTCATAGATTTGGTATTGGTAAGTCCGGGAGCGATCACGTTAACAGTAATCCCATCAGCTCCCACTTCACTCGCCAATGCTCTGGTGAAACCGATAACCCCACCTTTGCTGGCAATATACGCCGTCATTTGTGGTGCGTTGAGAAAGAAAGTTGTACTTGCAACAT belongs to Chryseobacterium sp. KACC 21268 and includes:
- a CDS encoding outer membrane beta-barrel family protein, whose product is MKKNNKNGWNGKVDFTYGTGSYWVRKENLPTIRPQCTITPKINPSVFLNYRKDKVNIFLQADNLYTETLNKNEFVTRTYDNGAIINSQLKRNRNTNYLTSKAGIDWNIDAQNTLTISGLYGSEKIIDRGDQPFFNADFSQRLRLWQFLEDELKTTIMGTASYQHKFKDAGHLLNVGFNYTFHREDEKYFYDNYLPFSTGTDAFKLLSDEQVYDLNIDYVKSLKYGRFETGIKLRNRSIPTDMNFIPGVNSVLDVNAGGWATYKELIPAVYGNYIFENEKWEAELGVRLEYVKIQYDVNSDHPTYKSDSYHYTQPFPNLRLAYKLNDHNKISIFYNRRVDRPNEVDIRVFPKYDDAEIIKVGNPQLRPKFTNSVEMGHKYNWDSGYLYSALYHRFANGTITRISSIVPGSTLIYAVFQNAGKSYNSGLEMILNQKVSKAYSFNINGNIYRNQIDAFSVENLYPQPNIFSANRETAISGNVKLNNVFKISKGFDVQLTAVYLAPDIIPQGKIGSRLSIDLGIKISIQNGKGEIFLNAGDLLNTMAIKKNIQGNGFAYSSDDYYETQVLRLGYSYKF